The DNA segment atttatttatttatttatttaactattggttgattatttatgtattatttgttttgatattatttatttatttacttatttattattaatatttattattagttatgttggtttatttattatttagttatttagttattattcatttatttatttatttagttagctggttgtttatttatttattactatattatctatttatacaTGCGGTGATCTGCGTATGTATCATCAGGCCTCTTATTGAAGCGCAGGCGTTAGCTTgatatatttagtttattttagcgttatataaatttagcTTGATAGATTTagtttattgtagctgtgtagaAATTTCtaagataatatttaattatgagGATATAACTATGTTTTGCTCTtagatacttatttatttatttattcgttatatattttttatttctattatactgGCTTTTTGTTGACGACTTGGCGAGTTCTTTCGGTTATGATTGGATACATTCGAACGGTTTTGGCTAGGAGGTGGAACCCCAGGCACCCCCTTGTACAGTAACAGCGACTGGCGCAAAGGCGAATAGCAAGAGGTTGGCGGTTAGTATTGAAAACCCAAGGATAGTGTCGGACATCAGAATAAGTGACAACGTCACCATATCGGTTGCACCGAAGACTAGGGGAGACGAGGAAGGTGATCCCTTTAAGCCTAGTAGGAAAATTCAGAGGAGTCCCACGATTGGTGGTAGGCCCGATATTGAAGTAGCAGAAGAATCGGTGGTGTACCGAAACTGGATTGAAATTAGCTCAAGACAAGACGGAGGTGATTCTACTTACCGGAAATCGTATCACAAGGTCAAGGACGTCAATATGGGCAAGTACCTGTTGATGACTAAATAGAAGGTTAGGTATCTTGGGGTGCAATAGgacaataatagaaaattctcaTTACATCTAGGAAAGGTGTGTGTCATGGTTGATACCCTAATAGGAGCGATTAGgatgtcgtgtaaaattaaggtaaaaataaggaacttgttaatttccgaaaaggagattgttctttttattttttactcaatttatacaattttttcggttcgcgatgatacactttcgatacttggattagttaagaatttttttattagactgactgaatgattttgaagggagcatttatattcttccaatcgttggagtgggagaaggttttgtttatacttagtgtaaaattcggagaacggctgaagtgatcgaatgccactcaggcggctgagaacgggtgctgaccggacggtcacacgcgataaagcgttcggaatttcggtttgttatatacagttgctcgaatttcgtctgtgacattCCCCCCTTCTTAGATTGAACTTGATCCCTCAAGTTTTCTTCAGAAGACTTTTGTGGAATCGGACTTGACGTGGCTTGAAAATTACAGCTGATTCCTCCTCTTCATCTGAGTGGTATGTGTTGGTTGGAATATAGATGTTGGGTGTTGAGCCCAGGGTGAGTGGTACTGGTGGGGCTGTCGCATTGTGGCT comes from the Bombus huntii isolate Logan2020A unplaced genomic scaffold, iyBomHunt1.1 ctg00000069.1, whole genome shotgun sequence genome and includes:
- the LOC126876314 gene encoding uncharacterized protein LOC126876314, whose protein sequence is MQEVEPQAPPCTVTATGAKANSKRLAVSIENPRIVSDIRISDNVTISVAPKTRGDEEGDPFKPSRKIQRSPTIGGRPDIEVAEESVVYRNWIEISSRQDGGDSTYRKSYHKVKDVNMGKVCVMVDTLIGAIRMSCKIKLIPPLHLSGMCWLEYRCWVLSPG